The sequence below is a genomic window from Thermoanaerobaculia bacterium.
ACGGCGGCACGTTCGTGCGAATGGCGCCGCAGACCGATCTCACCGCGCTGAACCTCACGGACGACGTCAAGCAGTTGTCGCTCGCCGCCGGGACCGCGTCGTTCCGCGTCCGGCGGCTGCGCAACGACGAGGTGTTCGAAGTGGACACGCCCAACGTCGCCGTGACTTTCGACACGCCCGGCAACTACCGCGTCGACGTCGACGAGAACGGCTACTCGCACGTCGTCGTGCGGAGCGGCCACGTCACCGTCTCCGCCGCGGGGGGCGAGATCCCGATCTCGTCGGGCAACGAGATCTCGATCCAGGGATTCGACAACCCTTCCTACGACGTGGTCGGGCTCGGCCGGATCGACTCCTGGGACCGGTGGGTGAGCTTGCGCGACTCCCGGTTCCGCCGCGTCCGGTCCTACCAGTACGTCAACGCCGACGTCGTCGGCGTCGAAGATCTCGACCAGTACGGCCAGTGGCAAGACGTTCCGCAGTATGGACGGTGCTGGTCTCCGTCGTCCGTCCAGGCGGGCTGGATGCCCTACCGGGACGGCCAGTGGATCTGGCAGGACCCGTGGGGCTGGACGTGGGTCGGCGCCGAGCCGTGGGGA
It includes:
- a CDS encoding DUF6600 domain-containing protein, with amino-acid sequence MRTTTKTKTALGLLTGAILAIAALPARAQDYGNQGYYPDSGEDQIQQTVARISYVDGDDASYSRGDAPDTWEAAVVNVPVTLGDRVYTGDRSRMELQVHGGTFVRMAPQTDLTALNLTDDVKQLSLAAGTASFRVRRLRNDEVFEVDTPNVAVTFDTPGNYRVDVDENGYSHVVVRSGHVTVSAAGGEIPISSGNEISIQGFDNPSYDVVGLGRIDSWDRWVSLRDSRFRRVRSYQYVNADVVGVEDLDQYGQWQDVPQYGRCWSPSSVQAGWMPYRDGQWIWQDPWGWTWVGAEPWGWAPYHYGRWVTYSSRWYWVPAGPRVAVSYSPALVAFVGGGPGWSASITIGGGGGYVGWFPLAPRDPFLPWWGSRRDRERQVNITNVTYVNRNYVTVVN